The following proteins come from a genomic window of Nostoc sp. TCL26-01:
- a CDS encoding glycosyltransferase family 39 protein: MKIISIGNYLSNINSNKVFKFLIISILALGIFFRFVHLDKKVFWYDETFTSLRVSGYTYVEAEAKLKQKTAANDVITVEDLQQYQTFQPENGLKGLLNGLIKEEAQLSPLYFMAVQSWVRLLGDSISVTRSVSAFASLLTLPAIYWLSQLLFNSPGVSWSAVALIAVSPFHVLYAQEARPSSWLTLFVLLSSATFLKAVQSGKKLNWAIYAVTLSLGYYTHLNIIILAAGHCIYILFNKKFWHKKILFSYFGASLVSLILFVPWLIALYINLSSAQKMTSWLSDDVSIKSLVKAWLLNINRLFIDFNYAFVYADLLSYLSITLTTLLVGYSIYFIIRSTQKQTWSFVIIIIAINVLPLLLPDLIFGGKRSAIARYLIIAYLGIQLAVAYLIARLIFNLHIKKSYQTFWRVVAGSLVSLSIISCLTLSQTDAWWNKLSSFDIPKVAAILNQTKNSLVICQGVIPFDLNHSLKSNIYFLYPNSKKQNNFTEYEFENQILDSYKNIFVFSHSVDSSSLLDYVIKVSSNLRIAKEYTWRRYHDPTFFSVIKLWQLERRNGTN; this comes from the coding sequence ATGAAAATCATCTCAATTGGGAATTATCTGAGTAATATCAATTCAAATAAAGTCTTTAAGTTTTTAATAATTAGTATTTTAGCTCTAGGAATATTTTTTAGGTTTGTTCATCTCGATAAAAAAGTATTCTGGTATGACGAGACTTTTACTTCTTTGAGAGTATCAGGCTACACTTATGTAGAGGCAGAAGCAAAACTAAAGCAGAAAACTGCTGCTAACGATGTGATTACGGTAGAAGATTTACAACAATACCAGACATTTCAACCAGAAAATGGTTTAAAAGGACTGTTGAATGGTTTGATAAAAGAAGAAGCTCAACTCTCACCACTTTATTTTATGGCTGTACAATCATGGGTGAGATTATTAGGTGATTCAATATCAGTCACTCGCAGCGTCTCTGCATTCGCCAGTTTATTAACTTTACCTGCAATTTATTGGTTGTCCCAATTATTATTTAATTCTCCTGGAGTTAGTTGGTCTGCTGTCGCATTAATAGCTGTTTCTCCCTTCCATGTTTTGTATGCTCAAGAAGCACGTCCATCTAGTTGGTTAACACTATTTGTTCTATTATCAAGTGCGACATTTCTTAAAGCAGTTCAGTCAGGTAAAAAACTAAATTGGGCTATCTATGCTGTTACTCTGTCACTAGGCTATTATACACATCTTAATATTATAATATTAGCTGCGGGACACTGTATTTATATTTTATTTAACAAAAAATTCTGGCATAAAAAAATATTATTCAGCTATTTTGGGGCTTCATTGGTCAGCCTAATTCTATTTGTGCCTTGGCTGATAGCTTTATATATTAACTTATCATCTGCTCAAAAAATGACTTCATGGTTGAGTGATGATGTTTCTATTAAATCTCTTGTTAAAGCTTGGCTGTTAAACATTAATCGTCTTTTCATAGATTTTAACTATGCTTTTGTATATGCTGATTTATTATCATACTTGAGTATTACACTTACCACTTTACTGGTTGGTTACTCTATATATTTTATTATTCGCTCTACTCAGAAACAAACTTGGTCTTTTGTCATCATTATCATTGCTATTAATGTCTTACCCTTATTGCTTCCAGATTTAATTTTTGGCGGTAAACGTTCTGCTATTGCTAGATATTTAATAATTGCTTACTTAGGTATTCAGCTTGCTGTGGCATATTTAATTGCTAGATTAATATTTAATTTGCATATTAAAAAGTCTTACCAAACTTTCTGGAGAGTAGTTGCTGGTTCTTTAGTTTCTTTATCTATTATCTCTTGTTTAACTTTATCTCAGACTGATGCTTGGTGGAATAAACTTAGTAGTTTTGATATTCCTAAAGTTGCGGCAATACTTAATCAGACTAAAAATTCATTAGTTATATGTCAAGGTGTTATTCCCTTTGACCTCAATCATAGTTTGAAGAGCAATATTTATTTCTTATATCCAAACTCTAAAAAACAAAATAACTTTACTGAATATGAGTTTGAAAATCAAATTTTAGATAGTTATAAAAATATATTTGTTTTTAGTCATAGTGTCGATAGTTCATCTCTCTTAGATTATGTCATCAAAGTTAGCTCTAATCTTCGTATTGCCAAAGAATATACATGGAGAAGATATCATGACCCGACGTTCTTTAGCGTTATAAAATTGTGGCAGCTAGAAAGAAGAAATGGTACTAACTAA
- a CDS encoding helix-turn-helix domain-containing protein, with product MQRWLKAYAESGIDTLVSRKKGSGRPPIINTDVQEQLSKELEDPQGFKSYEEIRTWLKAVEGVEASYKVVHDTVRYRMKAKLKVPRAVGIKHQPEAEEEFKKNFHNT from the coding sequence GTGCAAAGGTGGTTAAAGGCTTATGCAGAATCGGGAATTGACACTCTGGTATCAAGAAAAAAAGGTTCAGGGCGACCACCAATTATTAACACAGATGTTCAAGAGCAACTTTCAAAGGAACTAGAAGACCCCCAGGGATTTAAAAGTTATGAAGAAATCCGAACATGGTTAAAAGCGGTAGAGGGAGTAGAAGCTTCATACAAAGTAGTACACGATACAGTGCGTTATCGAATGAAAGCGAAGCTAAAAGTACCGCGTGCAGTAGGTATAAAACACCAACCAGAAGCGGAAGAGGAGTTTAAAAAAAACTTCCACAATACATAG
- a CDS encoding IS630 family transposase, producing the protein MRYWCEDESRVGLKTEAGRLITNFGTKPIGIMQWKRENFYLYGLVEPLTGEYFIWEFSHLNAACFQIFLEKFSATYSQDIHIIQLDNGAFHFSQHLQIPENIILLFQPPHTPQVNPIERLWEEVKRHLAWESFATLDELRHFIWKRLEKLNTLTVASITGWDFILDALFESNFS; encoded by the coding sequence ATTAGATACTGGTGCGAGGATGAAAGCCGTGTGGGGTTGAAGACTGAAGCGGGTAGATTAATTACCAACTTTGGGACTAAACCTATCGGTATCATGCAATGGAAACGGGAGAATTTTTATTTATACGGATTAGTAGAACCGTTAACGGGCGAATATTTTATTTGGGAGTTTTCTCATTTAAATGCGGCTTGTTTTCAGATTTTTTTAGAAAAATTCTCTGCTACTTATTCCCAAGATATACATATTATTCAATTAGACAACGGTGCTTTTCATTTTAGCCAACATCTTCAGATACCAGAAAATATAATTTTGTTATTTCAACCCCCACACACACCGCAAGTTAATCCAATTGAGCGGTTATGGGAAGAAGTTAAAAGACATTTGGCTTGGGAAAGTTTTGCCACGTTAGATGAATTAAGACACTTTATCTGGAAACGTTTGGAGAAACTAAACACATTAACCGTTGCTTCTATAACAGGGTGGGATTTTATTCTTGATGCTTTATTTGAATCAAATTTTTCGTGA
- a CDS encoding SDR family oxidoreductase yields the protein MNIAVIGCGYVGCAIAQYWQQNSNFTITATTTTPERIPTLEKVAQKVILTPGNDLDKLITVINNQDTVLLSVGAKGADVYQATYIETAKALVAALQQNSSVQQLIYTSSYSVYGDRNGEWVDETTPAIPTTPNGEILKATEDILLAASSPHLRVCILRLGGIYGIGRELMKIFARVPGTTRPGDGSDITNWIHLDDIVGSIEFVRQHQLQGIYNLVDDAHLSSKELLDTLLAKHNLTPVTWDNTLKSNRPYNTKVSNQKIKEAGYKLIHPQLIF from the coding sequence ATGAATATTGCAGTTATCGGTTGTGGTTATGTTGGTTGTGCGATCGCTCAATATTGGCAGCAAAATTCTAATTTTACAATCACCGCTACTACCACTACACCTGAACGTATACCCACATTAGAAAAAGTAGCACAGAAGGTTATTTTAACTCCAGGAAATGATCTCGATAAACTCATAACTGTCATCAACAATCAAGATACTGTACTACTGAGCGTTGGCGCGAAAGGTGCAGATGTCTATCAAGCAACTTATATAGAAACAGCTAAAGCTTTAGTTGCTGCATTACAACAAAATTCTTCTGTTCAACAACTAATCTACACAAGCAGTTATTCAGTTTATGGTGATAGAAATGGTGAGTGGGTAGATGAAACCACACCAGCCATACCGACAACTCCTAATGGGGAAATTCTCAAAGCTACAGAAGATATTTTACTTGCAGCCTCTAGTCCCCATCTCCGTGTTTGTATTCTGCGATTGGGAGGTATCTATGGTATTGGTCGAGAACTGATGAAAATATTTGCTAGAGTTCCTGGCACAACTCGTCCTGGTGATGGCAGTGATATCACAAACTGGATTCATTTAGATGATATTGTAGGGTCAATAGAGTTTGTTCGTCAGCATCAATTACAGGGAATTTATAACTTGGTAGATGATGCACATTTATCCAGCAAAGAATTACTAGATACTTTATTGGCAAAACACAATCTCACTCCAGTAACTTGGGATAATACACTCAAAAGTAATCGCCCTTATAATACTAAAGTTTCTAATCAGAAAATCAAAGAAGCTGGGTACAAATTAATTCATCCACAGTTAATATTTTAG
- a CDS encoding pentapeptide repeat-containing protein — protein sequence MSELERYYRVLELEPGATLEEVNQAYKDLVFVWHPDRLPKDNLRLQQKAQDKLKAINEAREKLRSFNGKQQTIYPSSPYHPPKSSANTYPPPKQSSDLSGKDFSKANLSNKDLSGRNLSYANLSGANLSDTFMHKVILRGADLSEANLFRANLLLADLREANLRSANLIGADLSGADLRGADLTGARIRSGDRLLVKLIGANLSGAIMPDGLVHR from the coding sequence ATGAGCGAGTTGGAGCGATATTATCGGGTTTTGGAATTGGAACCTGGAGCCACCCTTGAGGAAGTTAACCAGGCTTATAAAGATTTGGTTTTTGTGTGGCATCCGGATCGCCTTCCCAAAGACAATCTTCGCTTGCAACAAAAAGCACAGGATAAGCTCAAAGCAATTAATGAAGCGAGGGAAAAGTTACGCTCTTTCAACGGCAAACAGCAAACAATCTATCCCTCTTCACCATATCACCCGCCAAAATCATCGGCTAATACCTATCCACCACCAAAGCAAAGTTCCGATTTAAGTGGTAAGGATTTTAGCAAAGCCAATTTAAGTAACAAAGATTTATCTGGCAGAAACCTCAGTTACGCTAACCTTAGCGGTGCTAATCTCAGCGATACTTTTATGCACAAGGTAATTTTGCGCGGTGCTGATTTATCGGAAGCTAATTTATTTAGAGCTAATTTACTGTTGGCTGACTTGAGAGAAGCAAATTTACGTTCTGCAAACTTAATTGGTGCTGATCTCAGTGGTGCTGACTTACGAGGAGCAGATTTGACGGGGGCGAGGATTCGCTCAGGCGATCGCCTGCTGGTAAAATTAATAGGGGCAAATTTAAGCGGTGCAATTATGCCTGATGGGCTTGTACACCGTTGA